In Carassius gibelio isolate Cgi1373 ecotype wild population from Czech Republic chromosome B2, carGib1.2-hapl.c, whole genome shotgun sequence, a single genomic region encodes these proteins:
- the LOC127951400 gene encoding zinc finger protein 714-like isoform X1, with translation MEAPTGLLHLRVLHEDKRYECDECGKTFIRHDHLKKHKKIHTGERAHQCEECGKCFRRADHLTVHYKSIHLGEKIWRRAHHNTPKTVLHGVAADVCVPVTLVPVQMTEGNVCVENESSLTWERSWDWTRLQLCKTCVVLNICINSAHEVISLCAVLKMMHVALN, from the exons ATGGAAGCTCCTACAGGTCT gcttcaCCTCCGTGTTCTTCATGAGGACAAGCGCTATGAATGTGACGAATGCGGCAAAACGTTCATCCGCCACGATCATCTcaagaaacacaaaaaaatccacaccg GGGAGAGAGCGCACCAGTGTGAAGAGTGTGGAAAATGCTTCCGACGTGCCGATCACCTGACTGTCCATTATAAAAGCATTCATCTGGGAGAGAAGATCTGGCGAAG AGCCCACCACAACACACCGAAGACCGTGCTGCATGGTGTGGCGGCTGACGTTTGTGTTCCCGTGACCCTCGTCCCCGTACAGATGACTGAGGGAAACGTTTGTGTAGAAAACGAGAGCAGTCTTACCTGGGAACGCTCCTGGGACTGGACTCGGCTACAGCTGTGCAAAACATGTGTAGTGCTGAACATATGCATTAATTCAGCACATGAAGTCATCAGTCTTTGTGCTGTTCTTAAAATGATGCATGTTGCTCTGAATTAG
- the LOC127951400 gene encoding zinc finger and BTB domain-containing protein 41-like isoform X2, whose product MEAPTGLLHLRVLHEDKRYECDECGKTFIRHDHLKKHKKIHTGERAHQCEECGKCFRRADHLTVHYKSIHLGEKIWRRYKAVVHQCQVSKKEFRGRPTLCRISEHILSPPQHTEDRAAWCGG is encoded by the exons ATGGAAGCTCCTACAGGTCT gcttcaCCTCCGTGTTCTTCATGAGGACAAGCGCTATGAATGTGACGAATGCGGCAAAACGTTCATCCGCCACGATCATCTcaagaaacacaaaaaaatccacaccg GGGAGAGAGCGCACCAGTGTGAAGAGTGTGGAAAATGCTTCCGACGTGCCGATCACCTGACTGTCCATTATAAAAGCATTCATCTGGGAGAGAAGATCTGGCGAAG ATATAAAGCAGTGGTGCATCAGTGTCAGGTGTCCAAGAAAGAGTTCAGGGGAAGACCAACCTTATGTCGCATTTCAGAACACATTCTG AGCCCACCACAACACACCGAAGACCGTGCTGCATGGTGTGGCGGCTGA
- the LOC127951537 gene encoding segment polarity protein dishevelled homolog DVL-3-like has translation MGETKVIYHLDDQETPYLVKLPIPAERVTLLDLKNALKKPNFKFFFKSMDDDFGVVKEEITDDNAKLPCYNGRVICWLVSSDGSNSDGCSVAESQSERPPSYERSQGIGDSRPPSFHPKAAGSRHGVDDETETDSVVSHRRERDRSRRKHSHEHSGGRQNGYSRGGRGYEISDSRSSLMSSELESSSCFDSDDGSTSRFSSVTEQSGSSRLMRRHRRRRRKPKAQQMERSSSFSSITDSTMSLNIITVTLNMEKYNFLGISIVGQSNERGDGGIYIGSIMKGGAVAADGRIEPGDMLLQVNDINFENMCNDDAVRVLREIVHKPGPVSLTVAKCWDPNPNSCFALPRSEPIRPIDPAAWVSHTAAMTGVYPPYGMSPSMSTVTSTSSSISSSIPETERFDDYHLSVHSDMATVAKAMACPDSGLEVRDRMWLKITIANAFIGSDVVDWLFHHVEGFADRREARKYASNLLKAGFIRHTVNKITFSEQCYYIFGDLSGNMAHLSLQDHDGSSGASDQDTLAPLLHPTEAPWPAAFPYQYPAAHSLPDAAHSFSEAGGGSAGSQHSEGSSGSNCSWSRTEGKTAAGDFRLGGGSEMGDAHDFDFRRDRAPSERSVPPSEGSVRSSRSHSYSLKQGSARGGPGSPSGRHLASIPPELTGSRRSCNTANGEFFVDIM, from the exons ATGGGGGAGACAAAAGTAATCTACCATCTCGACGACCAGGAAACTCCATACCTGGTCAAACTGCCCATCCCTGCCGAGAGGGTCACCCTTTTGGACCTGAAAAACGCTCTCAAGAAACCAAACTTCAAGTTTTTCTTTAAATCTATGGACGATGACTTCGG GGTGGTCAAGGAGGAAATCACCGACGACAATGCAAAACTTCCCTGTTACAATGGCCGTGTGATTTGCTGG CTGGTGTCATCAGACGGCTCTAACTCCGATGGATGCTCGGTGGCAGAGAGTCAGTCCGAGCGGCCGCCGTCTTACGAGAGAAGCCAAGGCATTGGAGACTCCAGACCCCCGTCCTTCCA CCCCAAGGCTGCAGGCAGCCGGCACGGCGTGGACGATGAGACGGAGACTGATTCTGTGGTGTCCCACAGGAGGGAGAGGGACCGATCGCGCAGGAAACACTCCCATGAGCACTCGG GAGGAAGGCAGAATGGCTACTCACGGGGCGGCAGAGGTTATGAGATCAGTGACAGCCGTTCTTCCCTCATGAGCAGCGAACTGGAATCAAGCAGCTGTTTCGACTCGGATGACGGCTCCACCAGCCG CTTCAGCAGTGTTACGGAGCAAAGCGGCTCGTCCAGGCTGATGAGACGACACCGTCGGCGGAGACGCAAACCCAAAGCCCAGCAAATGGAGAGG tcttcATCTTTCAGTAGCATCACTGACTCCACTATGTCGCTGAATATCATCACTGTCACTTTAAATATGG AGAAGTATAACTTCCTGGGCATCAGTATTGTTGGTCAGAGTAACGAGCGCGGTGATGGAGGCATCTACATCGGCTCTATAATGAAGGGTGGAGCGGTGGCGGCCGATGGGCGGATCGAGCCCGGGGACATGCTGCTGCAG GTGAATGACATCAACTTTGAGAACATGTGCAATGATGATGCTGTACGAGTGCTGAGGGAGATCGTGCATAAGCCTGG ACCCGTGTCGCTTACTGTGGCCAAATGCTGGGACCCAAACCCAAACAGTTGCTTTGCTTTGCCAAGGA GTGAGCCCATCCGGCCCATTGACCCTGCAGCCTGGGTGTCCCATACGGCAGCCATGACGGGCGTCTATCCTCCCTACGGCATGAGTCCTTCAATGAGCACCGTCACCTCCACCAGCTCTTCCATCTCCAGCTCCATCCCAGAAACAGAGC GATTTGATGACTACCACCTGTCCGTCCACAGCGACATGGCAACAGTTGCAAAAGCAATGGCCTGTCCAGACTCAGGACTGGAAGTTCGAGACCGAATGTGGCTGAAGATCACTATAGCCAATGCTTTTATAG GCTCTGATGTGGTTGACTGGTTGTTTCATCACGTGGAGGGGTTTGCAGATCGCCGTGAAGCGCGAAAGTACGCCAGCAACCTGTTGAAAGCCGGCTTCATCCGCCACACAGTCAACAAGATCACCTTCTCAGAGCAGTGCTACTACATCTTTGGAGATCTCTCTGGCA ACATGGCCCATCTCTCTCTGCAAGACCATGATGGCTCCAGTGGGGCGTCTGATCAGGACACTCTCGCTCCATTGCTTCACCCCACTGAAGCTCCCTGGCCCGCTGCGTTCCCCTATCAGTACCCAGCAGCCCATTCGCTCCCGGATGCAGCTCACAGCTTCTCTGAAGCCGGTGGAGGCAGCGCAGGCAGCCAGCACAGCGAAG GGAGCAGCGGTTCAAACTGCAGCTGGAGCAGGACGGAGGGGAAAACCGCAGCTGGAGACTTCAGGTTAGGAGGAGGAAGCGAAATGGGCGACGCTCATGACTTTGACTTCCGCAGAGACAGAGCCCCCAGCGAGCGCTCGGTGCCGCCCAGCGAGGGCAGCGTGCGCAGCTCACGATCTCACAGCTACAGCCTGAAGCAGGGATCAGCACGAGGCGGCCCGGGGTCACCGTCCGGCCGCCACCTCGCCAGCATTCCCCCCGAACTCACGGGCTCCCGACGCTCCTGCAACACAGCCAACGGGGAGTTCTTCGTCGACATCATGTGA